A single Salminus brasiliensis chromosome 20, fSalBra1.hap2, whole genome shotgun sequence DNA region contains:
- the ak6 gene encoding adenylate kinase isoenzyme 6 — MKIMKRPNILLTGTPGVGKTTLGKELAQRTGLTYVNVGDLAQEGQLFDGFDEEYQCPILDEDRVVDELEDQMADGGVIVDYHGCDFFPERWFHIVFVLRTDNTHLYNRLESRGYTGKKLQDNVQCEIFQTIYEEAMEAYKEEIVHQLPSNSPDDLEKNLEQIMQWIEQWIKDNN, encoded by the exons GAACGCCCGGAGTTGGGAAGACCACCCTTGGGAAGGAACTGGCTCAGAGGACTGGGCTGACGTATGTCAACGTTGGAGATTTGGCGCAAGAAG GTCAGCTGTTTGACGGGTTTGATGAAGAGTACCAGTGCCCCATTCTGGATGAAGACCGG GTCGTGGATGAACTTGAGGACCAGATGGCCGACGGTGGGGTCATCGTGGACTACCATGGTTGTGACTTCTTCCCTGAGCGCTGGTTTCACATAGTGTTTGTCCTCCGCACAGACAACACTCACCTCTATAACAGACTCGAGAGCAG GGGTTACACAGGAAAGAAGCTTCAGGACAACGTTCAGTGCGAGATCTTCCAGACTATCTACGAAGAGGCCATGGAGGCTTACAAAGAGGAGATTGTGCACCAGCTCCCCAGCAACAGCCCCGACGACCTGGAGAAGAACCTGGAGCAGATCATGCAGTGGATCGAGCAGTGGATAAAGGACAATAACTGA
- the marveld2b gene encoding MARVEL domain-containing protein 2b isoform X1, with protein MSAANGSSYHFDRVRELPHYDQVPLDDGVIYPLGGSVPAVSADPLPPPPLPLNAPVGPDFYPSDIEDQPNEAMDIKPVRRFIPDSVKNFFRGNSFRSSKSQNSFPPPPSENLNTTTGGVPCSPPHSRPPSPGAPGSYMDPYGGSGGSYTSRKEQAALLGEALESVSGRSAQTAKTYSERVEEYHQRYAYMKSWAGLLRILGCVELLLGAAVFACVCAYVHKDNEWYNMFGYTQHSVGSYGGASMGGMYAGYGADYNGPKTPFILVVAGMAWIATVILLVLGMTMYYRTILLDSSWWPVTECVINFMLGALYLAASIVYVRDTLRGGLCYYPHFNNGPNAAFCRTEAGQTAAIVFLFITTLLYLVGAGVCLKLWRHEAARLRREALEQEVSLGSGSSLQFPPGIWETTGIPDSTAVPLPMMEPEYLRGHIPAGHIPKPVVIADYVAKYPTIHTDEEKDQYKAVFNDQYEEYKELHAEVQALAKKFEEMDNLMKNLPARPSSQMEQDRISNIVQEYQRKKNDPTFLEKKERCDYLKSKLSHIKQKIQEYDKVMDWNDGYS; from the exons ATGTCAGCAGCAAACGGCTCATCGTACCACTTTGATCGGGTCAGAGAACTACCGCACTATGACCAGGTGCCGTTGGATGATGGAGTCATATACCCCCTCGGGGGGTCAGTGCCAGCAGTCAGCGCTGACCCCTTACCACCCCCTCCGCTTCCGCTCAACGCGCCTGTGGGTCCGGATTTCTACCCCAGTGACATAGAGGACCAGCCGAACGAGGCCATGGACATCAAACCGGTGCGCCGCTTCATCCCAGACTCCGTGAAGAACTTCTTTCGTGGCAACAGCTTCCGCAGCAGCAAGAGCCAGAACTCCTTTCCACCACCTCCGTCCGAGAACCTCAACACCACCACTGGAGGGGTGCCGTGCTCCCCTCCACACTCTCGTCCTCCCTCGCCTGGAGCCCCCGGCTCCTACATGGACCCATATGGAGGGTCCGGGGGCAGCTACACCTCACGGAAGGAGCAGGCAGCGCTCCTGGGGGAAGCACTGGAGTCGGTTTCGGGCCGCTCGGCGCAGACCGCCAAGACGTACAGCGAGAGGGTGGAGGAGTACCACCAGAGGTACGCCTACATGAAGTCGTGGGCAGGGCTTCTGCGCATCCTCGGTTGCGTGGAGCTGCTGTTGGGTGCGGCCGTCTTCGCCTGCGTCTGCGCCTACGTGCACAAGGACAACGAGTGGTACAACATGTTCGGCTACACCCAGCACAGCGTGGGCTCTTATGGAGGGGCGTCAATGGGGGGGATGTACGCTGGGTATGGGGCCGACTACAATGGGCCCAAAACTCCTTTTATCCTGGTGGTGGCCGGCATGGCCTGGATCGCCACGGTCATTCTGCTTGTCTTGGGCATGACCATGTACTACCGGACCATCTTGCTGGACTCCAGCTGGTGGCCCGTCACAGAGTGCGTCATAAATTTCATGCTGGGAGCTCTGTACCTGGCCGCATCTATCGTGTATGTTCGGGACACCCTTCGCGGGGGGCTGTGTTACTACCCGCACTTCAACAACGGCCCCAATGCTGCCTTCTGCCGGACAGAGGCCGGCCAGACGGCCGCCATCGTCTTCCTCTTCATCACCACTCTACTGTACCTGGTGGGCGCTGGGGTGTGTCTGAAGCTGTGGCGCCACGAAGCGGCACGTCTCCGGCGGGAGGCACTTGAGCAAGAGGTGAGCCTCGGATCAGGGTCCTCTCTACAGTTTCCCCCTGGGATCTGGGAAACCACTGGGATCCCAGA TTCTACAGCTGTTCCTCTGCCTATGATGGAGCCAGAGTACCTGAGGGGTCACATCCCTGCTGGACATATCCCCAAACCTGTAGTCATCGCAGACTACGTAGC AAAATACCCGACCATCCATACCGACGAGGAAAAGGACCAGTACAAGGCCGTGTTCAACGACCAGTATGAAGAGTACAAAGAGCTACACGCAGAGGTACAGGCACTGGCCAAGAAGTTCGAGGAGATGGACAACCTGATGAAGAACCTACCGGCTCGACCATCCAGCCAAATG GAACAAGATCGCATCAGTAACATTGTGCAGGAGTACCAGCGGAAGAAAAAT GACCCGACGTtcctggagaagaaggaaagATGCGACTATCTGAAGAGCAAGCTCTCTCACATAAAGCAGAAAATTCAGGAATATGACAAAGTGATggactggaatgatggttaCAGTTAA
- the marveld2b gene encoding MARVEL domain-containing protein 2b isoform X2: MSAANGSSYHFDRVRELPHYDQVPLDDGVIYPLGGSVPAVSADPLPPPPLPLNAPVGPDFYPSDIEDQPNEAMDIKPVRRFIPDSVKNFFRGNSFRSSKSQNSFPPPPSENLNTTTGGVPCSPPHSRPPSPGAPGSYMDPYGGSGGSYTSRKEQAALLGEALESVSGRSAQTAKTYSERVEEYHQRYAYMKSWAGLLRILGCVELLLGAAVFACVCAYVHKDNEWYNMFGYTQHSVGSYGGASMGGMYAGYGADYNGPKTPFILVVAGMAWIATVILLVLGMTMYYRTILLDSSWWPVTECVINFMLGALYLAASIVYVRDTLRGGLCYYPHFNNGPNAAFCRTEAGQTAAIVFLFITTLLYLVGAGVCLKLWRHEAARLRREALEQEMKTVVSVPLTMIDQGSSVSGPVYKPKLMAPAETMDSSTAVPLPMMEPEYLRGHIPAGHIPKPVVIADYVAKYPTIHTDEEKDQYKAVFNDQYEEYKELHAEVQALAKKFEEMDNLMKNLPARPSSQMEQDRISNIVQEYQRKKNDPTFLEKKERCDYLKSKLSHIKQKIQEYDKVMDWNDGYS, encoded by the exons ATGTCAGCAGCAAACGGCTCATCGTACCACTTTGATCGGGTCAGAGAACTACCGCACTATGACCAGGTGCCGTTGGATGATGGAGTCATATACCCCCTCGGGGGGTCAGTGCCAGCAGTCAGCGCTGACCCCTTACCACCCCCTCCGCTTCCGCTCAACGCGCCTGTGGGTCCGGATTTCTACCCCAGTGACATAGAGGACCAGCCGAACGAGGCCATGGACATCAAACCGGTGCGCCGCTTCATCCCAGACTCCGTGAAGAACTTCTTTCGTGGCAACAGCTTCCGCAGCAGCAAGAGCCAGAACTCCTTTCCACCACCTCCGTCCGAGAACCTCAACACCACCACTGGAGGGGTGCCGTGCTCCCCTCCACACTCTCGTCCTCCCTCGCCTGGAGCCCCCGGCTCCTACATGGACCCATATGGAGGGTCCGGGGGCAGCTACACCTCACGGAAGGAGCAGGCAGCGCTCCTGGGGGAAGCACTGGAGTCGGTTTCGGGCCGCTCGGCGCAGACCGCCAAGACGTACAGCGAGAGGGTGGAGGAGTACCACCAGAGGTACGCCTACATGAAGTCGTGGGCAGGGCTTCTGCGCATCCTCGGTTGCGTGGAGCTGCTGTTGGGTGCGGCCGTCTTCGCCTGCGTCTGCGCCTACGTGCACAAGGACAACGAGTGGTACAACATGTTCGGCTACACCCAGCACAGCGTGGGCTCTTATGGAGGGGCGTCAATGGGGGGGATGTACGCTGGGTATGGGGCCGACTACAATGGGCCCAAAACTCCTTTTATCCTGGTGGTGGCCGGCATGGCCTGGATCGCCACGGTCATTCTGCTTGTCTTGGGCATGACCATGTACTACCGGACCATCTTGCTGGACTCCAGCTGGTGGCCCGTCACAGAGTGCGTCATAAATTTCATGCTGGGAGCTCTGTACCTGGCCGCATCTATCGTGTATGTTCGGGACACCCTTCGCGGGGGGCTGTGTTACTACCCGCACTTCAACAACGGCCCCAATGCTGCCTTCTGCCGGACAGAGGCCGGCCAGACGGCCGCCATCGTCTTCCTCTTCATCACCACTCTACTGTACCTGGTGGGCGCTGGGGTGTGTCTGAAGCTGTGGCGCCACGAAGCGGCACGTCTCCGGCGGGAGGCACTTGAGCAAGAG ATGAAGACAGTCGTttcagttccactgaccatg ATTGACCAGGGGTCCAGCGTCTCAGGACCTGTCTACAAACCCAAACTGATGGCTCCTGCCGAGACCATGGACAGTTCTACAGCTGTTCCTCTGCCTATGATGGAGCCAGAGTACCTGAGGGGTCACATCCCTGCTGGACATATCCCCAAACCTGTAGTCATCGCAGACTACGTAGC AAAATACCCGACCATCCATACCGACGAGGAAAAGGACCAGTACAAGGCCGTGTTCAACGACCAGTATGAAGAGTACAAAGAGCTACACGCAGAGGTACAGGCACTGGCCAAGAAGTTCGAGGAGATGGACAACCTGATGAAGAACCTACCGGCTCGACCATCCAGCCAAATG GAACAAGATCGCATCAGTAACATTGTGCAGGAGTACCAGCGGAAGAAAAAT GACCCGACGTtcctggagaagaaggaaagATGCGACTATCTGAAGAGCAAGCTCTCTCACATAAAGCAGAAAATTCAGGAATATGACAAAGTGATggactggaatgatggttaCAGTTAA
- the oclnb gene encoding occludin b: MPSAKHSSSKRTHHRSSRHTFSAAYPDEHMLHYYRWTSAPGVMKIMCIIIIIMCVALFVCVASTLAWDYDMEAMGMGGLGLGMGYGSYGGAGYGGGGYGGSAGGAMYGSGGYGGSGGYGGYYMDPLTGKGFIIGIAAITFIAVLVIFILVVSRQNAARSHKFYLASLIICAILALLMLIASVVYLVAVNPRAQSSGSMMYNMIWQMCAQYQNQPQASGIFINQYMYHYCVVEPQEAIAIVLGFLLAVALIILLVFSLKTRQEMRRYGRQRVLWEEPKLFNDTFSHGVEKWVTDVSGEPETLVNDYNDQVGASRIYLDQSPDFQKPLYLPGGSDMTSMLSVTKSKLRDYDTGAESPDELDDTDYDNDFPPIVSDNKRLEYKRQFDRDHLEFKRLQAELDDINVGLAEVDRELDRLQEGSPQFLDAMEHYTRLKNLKRSADYQMKKKRSKQLKAKLSHIKRRVSDYDRRP; this comes from the exons ATGCCCTCCgcaaaacacagcagcagtaaGAGGAC CCACCACCGGTCCTCACGCCACACCTTCTCCGCCGCCTACCCAGACGAACACATGCTGCATTACTACCGCTGGACGTCGGCTCCGGGCGTGATGAAGATCATGtgcattatcatcatcatcatgtgcgtagcactgtttgtgtgtgtggcgtCCACGCTAGCCTGGGATTACGACATGGAGGCCATGGGCATGGGAGGACTGGGGCTAGGCATGGGCTACGGCAGCTATGGAGGTGCAGGCTACGGCGGCGGGGGGTACGGAGGCAGCGCAGGGGGCGCGATGTATGGCAGCGGTGGCTACGGCGGCAGTGGTGGCTATGGCGGCTACTACATGGACCCCTTGACCGGCAAAGGATTCATCATTGGCATTGCGGCCATCACCTTCATAGCCGTGCTGGTCATCTTCATCCTGGTGGTGTCGAGGCAAAACGCGGCCCGCTCGCACAAGTTCTACCTGGCCAGCCTCATCATCTGTGCCATCCTGGCCTTGCTGATGCTCATCGCTAGCGTGGTGTACCTGGTGGCCGTCAACCCCAGGGCCCAGTCGTCCGGCTCCATGATGTACAACATGATCTGGCAGATGTGCGCCCAGTACCAGAACCAGCCCCAGGCGTCCGGCATCTTCATCAACCAGTACATGTACCATTACTGCGTGGTGGAGCCTCAGGAG GCCATTGCCATCGTATTAGGCTTCCTGTTGGCGGTGGCACTCATCATTTTGCTGGTGTTCTCGCTGAAGACCCGCCAGGAGATGAGGCGCTACGGCAGGCAGCGTGTTCTCTGGGAGGAACCCAAACTTTTCAACGACACGTTTTCTCACGGCGTGGAGAAATGG GTGACTGACGTGTCTGGGGAACCTGAGACTCTGGTGAACGACTACAATGACCAGGTTGGCGCATCACGGATCTATCTCGACCAAAGCCCAGACTTTCAGAAACCGCTCTATCTCCCCGG TGGCTCTGACATGACCAGCATGCTGAGCGTGACGAAGAGCAAACTGAGAGACTACGATACGGGAGCGGAATCGCCCGACGAACTGGACGACACTGACTACGACAA CGATTTCCCTCCCATCGTTAGTGACAACAAGAGGTTGGAATACAAGCGGCAGTTCGACAGGGACCACCTGGAGTTCAAGCGCCTTCAGGCCGAGCTGGACGACATCAACGTGGGCCTGGCTGAGGTGGACAGAGAGCTGGACCGTCTGCAGGAGGGAAGCCCACAGTTCCTG GATGCCATGGAGCATTACACCCGATTGAAGAACCTGAAGAGG TCAGCAGATTACCaaatgaagaagaagagaagcaaGCAACTGAAAGCTAAGCTGTCCCACATCAAGCGGAGGGTCAGCGATTATGACCGCAGACCGTGA
- the gtf2h2 gene encoding general transcription factor IIH subunit 2 translates to MDEEPERAKRWEGGYERTWEVLKEDESGSLKATVEDILFQAKRKRVFESHGQVRLGMMRHLYVVIDSSRTMEDQDLKPNRLTSTLKLMEYFVEEYFDQNPISQIGIITTKNKRAEKLTDLAGNPKKHVAALKKAVSATCVGEPSLYNALSIAMQTLKHMPGHTSREILIIFSSLTTCDPANIYDLVKTLKTLKIRVSVIGLSAEVRVCTVLTRETGGSYNVILDESHFKELLMLHVKPPPASSSSECSLIRMGFPQHIIASVSDQDAKPSFSMSHLESSEEGPGLTLGGYYCPQCRAKYTELPVECKVCGLTLVSAPHLARSFHHLFPLDAFQELPLEEHTGDRFCQACQGELKDKSVFMCPACSSVFCTECDLFIHDTLHCCPSCIHRQGAS, encoded by the exons ATGGACGAAGAGCCAGAGAGGGCTAAGCGATGGGAAGGAGGCTACGAGCGAACGTG GGAAGTGCTGAAGGAGGATGAGTCTGGCTCCCTTAAAGCCACTGTGGAGGACATTCTCTTCCAGGCCAAAAGGAAAAG GGTGTTTGAAAGTCATGGACAGGTCCGGCTGGGGATG ATGCGTCACCTGTACGTGGTGATAGACTCATCGCGGACGATGGAGGACCAGGACCTGAAGCCCAACAGACTCACGTCCACTCTGAAG CTGATGGAGTATTTTGTGGAAGAATACTTCGACCAGAACCCTATCAGTcag ATAGGAATCATCACCACCAAGAACAAGAGGGCGGAGAAACTAACTGATCTGGCGG GCAACCCCAAGAAGCACGTAGCTGCCCTGAAGAAAGCAGTCAGCGCCACGTGTGTAGGAGAGCCGTCTCTGTACAACGCTCTCAGCATTGCCATGCAGACGCTTAA ACACATGCCAGGACACACCAGCAGAGAGATTCTGATCATCTTCAGCAGTCTGACTACCTGCGATCCCGCCAACATCTACGACCTTGTCAAG ACACTGAAAACCCTGAAAATCCGAGTGTCTGTGATCGGACTTTCTGCGGAGGTGCGAGTGTGCACCGTTCTCACCAGAGAAACCGGAG GAAGCTACAACGTGATTCTGGACGAGAGCCATTTCAAGGAGTTGTTGATGTTACACGTAAAGCCGCCACCCGCCAGCTCCTCTTCCGAGTGCTCCCTCATTCGCATGG GCTTCCCTCAGCACATCATAGCCTCTGTGTCTGATCAGGATGCCAAGCCATCTTTCAGCATGTC GCACTTGGAAAGTTCAGAAGAAGGCCCTGGACTCACTCTTGGCGGCTACTACTGCCCTCAGTGTAGAGCCAAATACACAGAACTGCCTGTGGAGTGtaaagtgtgtg GTTTGACTCTGGTCTCCGCCCCTCACCTGGCCCGCTCGTTCCACCACCTGTTCCCCCTGGATGCCTTTCAGGAGCTCCCCCTAGAGGAGCACACAGGAGACAG GTTCTGCCAGGCCTGTCAAGGAGAGCTGAAGGACAAAAGT GTGTTCATGTGTCCAGCGTGCAGCAGCGTGTTCTGTACGGAGTGCGACCTCTTCATCCACGACACGTTGCACTGTTGCCCTTCCTGCATACACAGACAAGGAGCATCTTGA